TTCCGGCACATCATAGGGGTGCAACTCCGTGAGGCGTGCCGCCAGTTTTTCGTAGCGCCCTCGGCGGGTCTTGATCATCAAGGTCCACTCGGTATCTTTCTCAAGCTTTCCTTCCCAAACATAAAAGGAGCGCCCCTCAGCCAAAACATGCACGCAAGCGGCCAGCCCCTCCTGAACCAGGGTTTCTGCCAGTTTTTCAGCTGTGGCTGCGTCCGGGGCATTGCTCCAGACGATCAAGGCCTCATCGGCTGTGGTCATGATTCCCTCTCGCTATAAACCCAATTCCTACCAAAAACATTTCAAAACAGCGGTTTAACTTTATCTTCCAGCTGATCCATGGTCCAGTTGCCCACCAGGGAGCGCACCACTTTGCCTTCCCGGTCCAGCAATTTGGAAGTTGGGAGGCCATATACCCCCCCCAAACTCTTCCCCACCTTGCGCATCCGGGCGGGGTTGCCATAGACGATGGGATAGTTGATCCCAAACTTTTTGCTAAATTGGGAGAGCCGTTCCCGATTGGGCTTTTCCATATAGTTCACCCCGATAATGGTAAAACCCTCCTTTTCATAGGCCTCCTGAAACCGAACCAGTTCCGGTATTTCTTCTATACAGGGGTCACACCAGGTGGCCCAAAAATTAACCAGGACCACTTTGCCCAGATAATCACTGATCCGAACCACTTCCCCCGCTACCGTATTCAAGGGCATATCACGCCCCGTAGGCTCCTCTGCCGCGACCCGATTGAACGGGATTGAAACAAAAAAAACAAACAGAACCAAA
The Magnetococcales bacterium genome window above contains:
- a CDS encoding divalent-cation tolerance protein CutA, translated to MTTADEALIVWSNAPDAATAEKLAETLVQEGLAACVHVLAEGRSFYVWEGKLEKDTEWTLMIKTRRGRYEKLAARLTELHPYDVPEILATPIENGHPAYLEWLHRSTG
- a CDS encoding TlpA family protein disulfide reductase — protein: MKRQLGLVLVLFVFFVSIPFNRVAAEEPTGRDMPLNTVAGEVVRISDYLGKVVLVNFWATWCDPCIEEIPELVRFQEAYEKEGFTIIGVNYMEKPNRERLSQFSKKFGINYPIVYGNPARMRKVGKSLGGVYGLPTSKLLDREGKVVRSLVGNWTMDQLEDKVKPLF